A window of the Gordonia humi genome harbors these coding sequences:
- a CDS encoding ROK family transcriptional regulator, translating into MTATLDRTVRAKTVAVDVPIRPARKSTPAPHIATAGLQLSTKAAALVLRTARVSGPVFRDDTAAATGLSISTVNRQVSALLKAGVIRERADLTPPGAVGRPRVPFEINTAGFLTVGIHIGYKSTSITTHDLMHRVVGAIAIPTPKEGTPDEVVASIGASARRFADRWVGKRLLWAGVAIGGRVVEGGAVDHPRLGWSGVRVGEIIAETVGLPVSVASHVEAMAAAELVVNNPTDQNQNFLYFYARETAGIAFSVDGTIHTPAAGPPTIGHFPTGATKLLDPSRTGRLEETVSDSGVLEAAAAAGLDVTSIDELRAAARTGSSVAHDILVERAEVLGRTVALISDIFNPDHVILGGQAFTDYPEALPAVSKALRATSVVTQRDVRVARSAITVQQKAAGAVALDAIYADPLEALSHTA; encoded by the coding sequence ATGACCGCCACCCTCGACCGAACCGTCCGCGCGAAGACCGTCGCCGTCGACGTCCCCATCCGGCCGGCCCGCAAGTCGACTCCCGCACCGCATATCGCCACCGCGGGCCTGCAGCTCTCGACCAAGGCCGCCGCTCTCGTGCTGCGCACCGCTCGCGTGTCCGGGCCGGTGTTCCGCGACGACACCGCCGCGGCCACAGGCCTGTCGATCTCGACCGTCAACCGCCAGGTGAGTGCGCTCCTCAAGGCCGGAGTGATCCGTGAGCGCGCCGACCTGACCCCGCCCGGGGCCGTAGGACGACCGCGCGTCCCGTTCGAGATCAACACGGCGGGCTTTCTGACCGTCGGCATCCACATCGGCTACAAGTCGACGTCGATCACCACCCACGACCTGATGCACCGCGTCGTCGGAGCCATCGCGATCCCGACCCCGAAGGAGGGCACGCCCGACGAGGTCGTCGCGTCCATCGGTGCCAGCGCGCGGCGCTTCGCCGACCGGTGGGTGGGCAAGCGGCTGCTGTGGGCGGGCGTCGCCATCGGCGGTCGGGTGGTCGAGGGCGGCGCCGTCGACCACCCGCGTCTGGGCTGGAGCGGTGTTCGGGTCGGCGAGATCATCGCCGAGACCGTCGGCCTGCCCGTATCGGTCGCCTCGCACGTCGAAGCGATGGCCGCGGCCGAACTCGTCGTGAACAACCCGACCGATCAGAACCAGAACTTCCTGTACTTCTACGCTCGCGAGACGGCGGGCATCGCGTTCAGCGTCGACGGCACCATTCATACGCCCGCTGCGGGACCGCCGACCATCGGCCACTTCCCGACCGGGGCCACGAAGCTCCTCGACCCGTCGCGAACCGGCCGGCTGGAGGAGACGGTCAGCGACTCCGGCGTCCTCGAAGCGGCGGCGGCGGCCGGACTCGACGTCACCTCGATCGACGAGCTGCGCGCCGCTGCACGTACGGGAAGCTCTGTGGCGCACGACATCCTGGTGGAGCGCGCTGAGGTGCTCGGCCGGACCGTCGCACTGATCTCGGACATCTTCAATCCCGATCACGTGATCCTCGGCGGCCAGGCCTTCACCGACTACCCGGAGGCCCTGCCCGCGGTCAGCAAGGCGCTGCGGGCGACGTCGGTGGTCACCCAGCGCGACGTGCGCGTCGCCCGGTCGGCGATCACCGTCCAGCAGAAGGCCGCGGGCGCGGTCGCGCTCGATGCGATCTACGCCGATCCGCTGGAGGCGCTCTCGCACACCGCGTGA
- a CDS encoding histidine phosphatase family protein translates to MGAIYLVRHGQAPAHAYGVGTATGDAPGLTDLGFEQARRSGVLLAGMVPAFDATISGALPRQRATLQGVMAAFDPRPEHVVDADWDEYSVSDIVAGSVDAATYADRAAYQRLVDTALSDWIDGTTTGDESYAEYAARTTAAAQRAADLAGSGANVLVVSSAGTITQLLAQLWQVPPQGWPTLSRAFVNASVTKVISGKRGLSVVSVNEHAHLARRGEGMMTYR, encoded by the coding sequence ATGGGCGCGATCTATCTGGTGCGCCACGGACAGGCTCCCGCGCACGCGTACGGGGTCGGCACCGCGACCGGCGACGCTCCCGGACTGACCGATCTGGGCTTCGAGCAGGCTCGTCGTTCCGGTGTGCTGCTGGCGGGAATGGTCCCCGCGTTCGACGCGACGATCTCCGGCGCCCTCCCGCGCCAGCGGGCGACCCTGCAGGGCGTGATGGCGGCGTTCGATCCCCGCCCCGAGCACGTCGTCGACGCCGACTGGGACGAATACTCGGTGAGCGACATCGTCGCCGGTTCCGTCGACGCGGCGACCTATGCGGACCGCGCCGCCTATCAGAGACTGGTCGACACCGCCCTGTCCGACTGGATCGACGGCACGACGACCGGCGACGAGTCGTACGCGGAGTACGCGGCCCGCACGACGGCAGCCGCCCAGCGCGCCGCCGACCTCGCGGGCAGCGGCGCCAACGTCCTGGTCGTCTCCTCTGCGGGGACCATCACCCAGTTGCTCGCGCAGTTGTGGCAGGTCCCGCCGCAGGGCTGGCCCACCCTCTCCCGCGCCTTCGTCAACGCGTCGGTCACTAAGGTGATCTCCGGCAAGCGCGGACTGTCCGTCGTGTCGGTGAACGAGCACGCACACCTGGCCCGCAGGGGCGAAGGGATGATGACGTACCGGTAA
- a CDS encoding CocE/NonD family hydrolase, with amino-acid sequence MATNRTRRGHARRSLCAAAILTALALVAGLAAPVSAAPSPADTVLGARWTHTEDGPQRHPGVHVDWDVPIRMSDGVVLKANVYRPADRAGHVVTTPVPAVINMTPYTKLLYALLEAATAIPGLYDPIVSVMNRFDLFDLTGTPFSGVGDQIKAFLSSGSARTVSVDPQLVKSGYAEIVVDVRGTGFSQGVWNAAGPREQQDVAEISRWAARQTWATDKVGVAGLSYGGINALQGAEQPDSAISSVFAVVPGSDIVADTLAPGGGFNAGFIPFWLAGINTLKWLPDLASIATGDFDWQWLADRVSSPITLFDTMLRALFTLDVDHIPPDVSDLIDPTQAFRQGVTGHPERIDAPTFVVGGWHDLFTNSEPDIIDAIPLPSTQKKLMMGDWYHSTVGSGNGTRGAPPRLDVLQRAWFDKWLKGIDNGIDRYSPATLFQQGGAWTSTAGYPRPGMTYTRQYLTGDASRTTGVVAFDGSVGPTPPRTRATAVVSPGLSTVCSRDSAQGTAGVPGVIDGCAKDSRIAEVAAATFTGARVSHATAVSGPVSLHLNTMFAATDGYWSATLNDVAPDGRSTVVTSGQLTASLRTIDDARSTRSANGDYTRPVPFVSLQTRQPTVPGHAVTMDIGFNPTDFVLQPGHRLRVALYASNFPKAIMIPALLVQSQLRPQRIVIDPRAPSYLNLPTSQPLP; translated from the coding sequence ATGGCAACGAATCGAACACGGCGCGGGCACGCACGCCGGTCGCTCTGCGCGGCAGCGATTCTGACCGCACTCGCACTCGTCGCAGGCCTGGCCGCACCGGTGTCGGCGGCGCCGTCGCCCGCCGACACGGTCCTCGGCGCCCGGTGGACACACACCGAGGACGGTCCGCAGAGGCATCCCGGTGTGCACGTCGACTGGGACGTGCCGATCCGAATGAGCGACGGCGTCGTCTTGAAGGCGAACGTGTATCGCCCGGCCGATCGCGCGGGACACGTGGTGACGACGCCGGTGCCGGCCGTGATCAACATGACTCCCTACACGAAACTCCTCTACGCACTGCTCGAAGCCGCCACCGCGATCCCCGGACTCTATGACCCGATCGTCAGTGTGATGAACCGATTCGACCTGTTCGATCTGACCGGCACCCCGTTCTCCGGGGTCGGCGATCAGATCAAGGCGTTCCTGTCGAGCGGCTCGGCGCGGACCGTGTCGGTCGATCCACAACTCGTGAAGTCCGGCTACGCCGAAATCGTCGTCGACGTGCGCGGCACCGGATTCTCCCAGGGCGTATGGAACGCGGCGGGGCCACGCGAACAGCAGGACGTCGCCGAGATCAGCAGATGGGCGGCCCGACAGACGTGGGCCACCGACAAGGTCGGCGTCGCGGGACTCTCCTACGGCGGCATCAACGCGTTGCAGGGCGCCGAACAGCCGGACTCCGCCATCTCGTCGGTGTTCGCCGTCGTCCCCGGCAGCGACATCGTCGCCGACACCCTCGCCCCGGGCGGCGGCTTCAACGCCGGCTTCATTCCGTTCTGGCTGGCGGGCATCAACACCCTCAAATGGCTGCCCGACCTGGCGTCGATCGCCACGGGAGATTTCGACTGGCAGTGGCTCGCCGATCGCGTGTCGAGCCCGATCACCCTGTTCGACACGATGCTCCGCGCACTGTTCACACTGGACGTCGACCACATTCCGCCGGATGTGAGCGATCTGATCGATCCCACGCAGGCGTTCCGGCAGGGGGTCACCGGCCACCCCGAACGCATCGACGCCCCGACGTTCGTCGTCGGCGGCTGGCACGACCTGTTCACCAATTCCGAACCCGACATCATCGACGCGATCCCCTTGCCGAGTACACAGAAGAAGCTGATGATGGGCGACTGGTATCACTCGACGGTCGGCTCGGGCAACGGCACGCGGGGCGCTCCGCCTCGCCTGGACGTGCTGCAACGCGCCTGGTTCGACAAGTGGCTCAAGGGCATCGACAACGGCATCGACCGGTACAGCCCGGCGACCCTGTTCCAGCAGGGCGGAGCGTGGACCAGCACGGCCGGATACCCGCGACCGGGCATGACCTACACGCGGCAGTATCTGACCGGCGACGCGAGCCGCACCACCGGTGTCGTCGCGTTCGACGGCTCCGTCGGTCCGACGCCACCGCGAACACGGGCGACAGCGGTCGTGTCGCCGGGTCTGTCGACGGTGTGCTCCCGGGATTCGGCCCAGGGCACGGCGGGCGTCCCCGGGGTGATCGACGGGTGTGCGAAGGACTCGCGCATCGCCGAGGTCGCCGCGGCGACGTTCACCGGGGCACGGGTGTCACACGCGACGGCGGTCTCCGGACCGGTGAGTCTTCACCTGAACACGATGTTCGCCGCGACCGACGGTTACTGGTCCGCGACATTGAACGACGTCGCCCCGGACGGCCGGTCGACGGTCGTGACGTCGGGGCAGTTGACGGCCTCGCTGCGCACGATCGACGATGCGCGGAGCACTCGCTCCGCGAACGGCGACTACACGCGGCCGGTACCGTTCGTGTCACTGCAGACGCGGCAGCCGACCGTGCCAGGACACGCGGTCACGATGGACATCGGATTCAATCCGACGGACTTCGTGCTGCAGCCCGGCCACCGGTTGCGCGTCGCCCTGTACGCGAGCAACTTCCCGAAGGCGATCATGATTCCAGCGCTCCTCGTCCAGTCGCAACTGCGTCCGCAGCGGATCGTCATCGATCCGCGTGCGCCGAGCTATCTCAACCTGCCGACGAGCCAACCGCTGCCGTGA
- a CDS encoding TetR family transcriptional regulator: protein MTVDRLPRGPHGLEREDVLASQRRRIFRAALDCVAENGFAGTSIAAIVAGAGVSRRSFYELFADKVDCVGAALDFAYESLATLLVAAFDASDSQTPRDVIGVFYRAYLEILADRPSTARALHVELPSTAELASRRESISQSFAARICETHRHGLERGEMSPVDPGVFDFVVGGVDDQIRRCILMRGPTDLPSLAPLLTHSTLMLLGDHRTATSERSGGTEPE from the coding sequence GTGACCGTCGATCGCCTTCCGCGGGGCCCACACGGACTCGAGCGGGAAGACGTCCTCGCATCTCAGCGTCGGCGCATCTTCCGGGCAGCGCTCGACTGCGTCGCCGAGAACGGATTCGCCGGAACGTCCATCGCCGCGATCGTGGCCGGTGCGGGCGTGTCCCGCCGCAGCTTCTACGAGCTCTTCGCCGACAAGGTCGACTGCGTGGGTGCGGCACTCGATTTCGCCTACGAGTCGCTCGCGACCCTGCTCGTCGCCGCATTCGACGCGTCGGACTCGCAGACTCCTCGCGATGTGATCGGTGTGTTCTACCGCGCGTATCTGGAGATTCTCGCGGACCGGCCGTCGACGGCTCGAGCTCTGCACGTCGAACTGCCGTCGACCGCAGAGTTGGCCTCGCGCCGCGAGAGCATCTCGCAGTCGTTCGCCGCCCGGATCTGTGAGACGCACCGACACGGTCTGGAACGGGGCGAGATGTCTCCGGTCGATCCGGGCGTCTTCGACTTCGTCGTCGGCGGCGTCGACGACCAGATCCGCCGGTGCATCCTCATGCGCGGCCCGACCGATCTGCCGTCTCTCGCCCCTCTCCTGACCCACAGCACCCTGATGCTTCTCGGCGACCACCGCACAGCGACGAGCGAACGGTCCGGCGGAACCGAACCCGAGTGA
- a CDS encoding SDR family NAD(P)-dependent oxidoreductase, with product MTERRAAVVTGASRGIGAAVADRFAREGWDLTISARGADVLEDRAEALRAHGGRVLAVAADMADEDAVAALAARHLDEYDRTDALILNAGMGSMGSFEEFPARRLDKLYQVNLRAPFQLTQLLLASLKKNVTADVGAKVVAISSITGVYPEPNLFAYGSTKAALISMCETFNLEQSVHGVSATSICPGYVDTDMSEWTKGDGAIPAEEMISGSDIAELAYTVTQLSRWAVLPQAILTRPGENMHRA from the coding sequence GTGACCGAACGCAGAGCAGCGGTCGTGACCGGAGCGTCACGGGGAATCGGGGCCGCCGTCGCCGACCGATTCGCGCGGGAGGGGTGGGATCTGACCATCAGCGCCCGCGGCGCCGATGTGCTCGAGGACCGGGCCGAGGCCCTCCGGGCACACGGCGGCCGGGTGCTCGCCGTCGCCGCGGACATGGCCGACGAGGACGCCGTCGCCGCCCTCGCGGCACGACATCTCGACGAGTACGACCGCACCGATGCGCTCATCCTCAACGCGGGCATGGGCTCGATGGGATCGTTCGAGGAGTTCCCCGCTCGCCGCCTCGACAAGCTGTACCAGGTGAACCTGCGCGCACCGTTCCAACTCACCCAGCTGCTGCTGGCGAGCCTGAAGAAGAACGTGACAGCCGACGTCGGTGCCAAGGTCGTCGCGATCTCATCGATCACCGGCGTCTACCCCGAGCCGAACCTCTTCGCCTACGGATCGACCAAGGCCGCACTCATCTCGATGTGCGAGACGTTCAACCTCGAACAGTCCGTCCACGGCGTGTCGGCGACGTCCATCTGCCCCGGGTACGTCGACACCGACATGTCCGAATGGACCAAGGGCGACGGAGCCATCCCGGCGGAGGAGATGATCAGCGGATCCGACATCGCCGAACTGGCGTACACCGTGACGCAGTTGTCGCGCTGGGCGGTGCTCCCGCAGGCGATCCTCACTCGGCCCGGGGAGAACATGCACCGGGCGTGA
- a CDS encoding phosphotransferase yields MSEHPGLTADNLRNLLDAADVDVVGDLRIELISGGRSNLTFDVRDDVHHWVARRPPMAGLTPSAHDMEREWAVTSALSGTPVPVAATVAIDRNGEHIGAPCTVVEFVDGLVIRSTDDLAALSDEQVVASADGLVQALADLHAVDYEAVGLGGFGRPVGFAARQVKLWSRQWEIVKDRELPDLDKLVAILSERVPAAAGNSIIHGDLRVDNAILDPADPGRVAAVVDWELSALGDPLTDIAAMCVYREPSFSTVLGFDGAWASDRYPSADALAEKYATVSGTDLGDWDFYMGLANLKIGVIAAGISHRARQGGSSGSAGAELAIEATATFIAKGLEAVS; encoded by the coding sequence GTGAGCGAACATCCCGGCCTCACCGCCGACAACCTGCGCAACCTGTTGGACGCCGCCGACGTCGACGTCGTCGGAGACCTGCGGATCGAACTGATCAGTGGCGGACGGTCGAACCTGACCTTCGACGTCCGCGACGACGTGCACCACTGGGTGGCGCGCCGCCCGCCGATGGCGGGACTCACCCCCTCTGCCCACGACATGGAGCGCGAATGGGCGGTCACCTCCGCGCTGAGCGGTACTCCCGTTCCGGTCGCGGCCACCGTCGCCATCGACCGGAACGGCGAGCACATCGGCGCCCCGTGCACCGTCGTCGAGTTCGTCGACGGACTCGTCATCCGCTCGACGGACGACCTCGCAGCGCTCTCGGACGAGCAGGTCGTCGCCAGCGCCGACGGCCTCGTCCAAGCCCTCGCCGACCTGCATGCCGTCGACTACGAGGCCGTCGGTCTCGGCGGTTTCGGGCGCCCCGTGGGATTCGCCGCCCGCCAGGTGAAGCTGTGGTCGCGCCAGTGGGAGATCGTCAAAGACCGCGAGCTCCCCGACCTCGACAAGCTCGTCGCAATCCTGTCCGAGCGGGTTCCCGCTGCAGCGGGCAACTCGATCATCCACGGTGACCTGCGGGTCGACAACGCGATCCTCGACCCCGCCGACCCCGGCCGCGTCGCCGCGGTCGTCGACTGGGAACTGTCCGCCCTCGGCGACCCGCTCACCGACATCGCGGCCATGTGCGTGTACCGCGAACCGTCGTTCTCGACGGTCCTCGGCTTCGACGGCGCGTGGGCGAGCGACCGTTACCCGAGCGCCGACGCCCTCGCCGAGAAGTACGCGACGGTGTCGGGTACGGACCTCGGCGACTGGGACTTCTACATGGGCCTGGCGAACCTCAAGATCGGTGTGATCGCCGCGGGCATCAGCCACCGCGCCCGCCAGGGCGGCAGCTCCGGCAGTGCGGGCGCCGAACTGGCCATCGAGGCCACCGCCACATTCATCGCCAAAGGACTGGAGGCAGTATCGTGA
- a CDS encoding acyl-CoA dehydrogenase family protein — translation MSIDLSYRPEVVELVAKTEAFIAEHVLPVENEFHGDITAAGGDDIRRELNAKAREAGVFAPHAPVEFGGLGLDMSDRAPVFEAAGGSTFGPVALHIGAPDEGNVHMLAHIADDRQRQLYLAPLASGEVRSGFAMTEPSPGAGADPNALNTLAVRVDGGWKINGRKRFITGADGAGFFIIMARTSGAAGDRGGATMFLAPADREGISVDRHVHTTDKSMIGGHCEMTFTDVFVPDEDVLGAVDEGYRYAQVRLGPARMTHVMRWMGSAVRAHRVALDYVDQREGFGGRLGDLGMIQQMVADNEIDLAAARSLLVRACWELDQGSHASDATSIAKTFGAEAFTRVVDRSIQMCGGLGVSEDFPLTRLANELRPFRIYDGPSEVHRWAISKRAVGRARKTRTGN, via the coding sequence ATGTCGATCGATCTGTCGTACCGGCCCGAAGTCGTCGAGCTGGTCGCCAAGACCGAGGCGTTCATCGCCGAACACGTCCTGCCCGTGGAGAACGAGTTCCACGGCGACATCACCGCGGCGGGCGGCGACGACATCCGTCGCGAGCTCAACGCGAAGGCCAGGGAGGCGGGCGTCTTCGCGCCGCACGCACCCGTCGAATTCGGCGGGCTCGGCCTCGACATGAGCGACCGCGCCCCGGTGTTCGAAGCCGCGGGCGGCTCGACCTTCGGCCCCGTCGCCCTGCACATCGGTGCGCCGGACGAGGGCAACGTCCACATGCTCGCCCACATCGCCGACGATCGCCAGCGCCAGCTGTACCTGGCGCCGCTCGCCTCGGGCGAAGTGCGCAGCGGTTTCGCCATGACCGAGCCGTCGCCGGGCGCGGGAGCCGACCCGAACGCCCTCAACACCCTCGCCGTCCGCGTCGACGGCGGCTGGAAGATCAACGGCCGCAAGCGTTTCATCACCGGGGCCGACGGTGCGGGCTTCTTCATCATCATGGCGCGCACCTCCGGCGCCGCGGGCGACCGCGGCGGCGCGACCATGTTCCTCGCGCCGGCCGACCGGGAGGGGATCAGCGTCGACCGCCACGTGCACACCACCGACAAGTCGATGATCGGCGGCCACTGCGAGATGACGTTCACCGACGTCTTCGTGCCCGACGAGGACGTCCTCGGCGCCGTCGACGAGGGCTACCGCTATGCGCAGGTGCGTCTCGGCCCGGCCCGCATGACCCACGTGATGCGCTGGATGGGGTCGGCGGTCCGCGCTCACCGGGTGGCCCTCGACTACGTCGACCAGCGCGAAGGCTTCGGCGGGCGTCTCGGCGACCTCGGCATGATTCAGCAGATGGTGGCCGACAACGAGATCGACCTCGCCGCCGCGCGCTCGCTCCTCGTCCGCGCCTGCTGGGAACTCGACCAGGGCTCGCACGCCTCGGACGCGACGTCGATCGCCAAGACCTTCGGCGCCGAGGCGTTCACCCGCGTCGTCGACCGCAGCATCCAGATGTGCGGCGGTCTCGGCGTGTCCGAAGACTTCCCGCTGACGCGTCTGGCCAACGAGCTGCGCCCGTTCCGGATCTACGACGGCCCGTCCGAAGTACACCGCTGGGCCATCTCCAAGCGCGCCGTCGGCCGCGCCCGCAAGACCCGGACCGGCAACTGA
- a CDS encoding TetR family transcriptional regulator, translating to MIDQVQSSWRDYGAVDLPVPLRAALEAFVEHGYHGTSVRDIAARAGLSVPGLYHHYPSKQSLLQGLLELTMGDLLRRSEQAIIEAGDDPLAQFDAVVESLLRFHMYRREQAFVGSTEMRSLDPDYRPRYIGHRVRQQRMVDEVVLAGVASGVFETVDPKGAARAVATMCVGVSTWYRADGELGPTELIERNLDYARAIVGYRRRD from the coding sequence GTGATCGATCAAGTGCAGTCGTCCTGGCGCGACTACGGAGCCGTCGACCTGCCCGTGCCGTTGCGCGCCGCGCTGGAGGCGTTCGTCGAGCACGGATACCACGGCACCTCGGTCCGCGACATCGCCGCGCGCGCCGGACTCTCGGTGCCTGGTCTGTACCACCACTACCCGTCCAAGCAGTCGCTGCTGCAGGGGCTGCTCGAGCTGACGATGGGCGACCTCCTTCGTCGGTCCGAGCAGGCGATCATCGAGGCGGGCGACGATCCGCTCGCGCAGTTCGACGCCGTCGTCGAATCCCTGCTGCGCTTCCACATGTACCGCCGCGAACAGGCGTTCGTCGGATCGACCGAGATGCGGAGCCTCGACCCGGACTACCGGCCGCGGTACATCGGCCACCGTGTCCGTCAGCAGCGCATGGTGGACGAGGTGGTGTTGGCCGGCGTCGCCTCGGGCGTCTTCGAGACGGTCGACCCGAAGGGGGCGGCGCGCGCCGTCGCCACCATGTGCGTGGGCGTGTCGACGTGGTACCGGGCGGACGGCGAACTCGGTCCCACCGAGCTCATCGAACGCAATCTCGACTATGCGCGGGCTATCGTGGGGTACCGCCGACGCGACTGA
- a CDS encoding TetR/AcrR family transcriptional regulator — MDGVSESSQVAGELRSYGGEAGDARVARRRAALLDATLDLLSEPEAGPVTVRGICTHAGLTPRYFYESFENVDVLVGATYDGVITEIAERAGAAFDAGADPRDKVLSAVEAIVDIVDTDRRKGRLIFSDSLGSPVLAERRAESLQLFATLTSRSAQQVSTVRGDDELMAASHFQVGGLGRVLASWTEGRLDLDRERLVAVCGRMLLPESRSHAVGDR, encoded by the coding sequence ATGGACGGTGTGAGTGAGTCGAGTCAGGTCGCGGGGGAACTGCGGTCATACGGAGGAGAGGCCGGCGATGCGCGGGTGGCGCGACGGCGTGCGGCCCTACTGGACGCGACGCTCGACCTGTTGAGTGAGCCGGAGGCGGGTCCGGTGACGGTCCGCGGCATCTGCACGCACGCCGGTCTGACGCCGCGCTACTTCTATGAGAGTTTCGAGAACGTCGATGTGTTGGTCGGCGCGACCTATGACGGTGTGATCACCGAGATCGCCGAGCGTGCGGGTGCGGCCTTCGACGCGGGCGCCGACCCGCGGGACAAGGTCCTCTCGGCCGTCGAAGCCATTGTCGACATCGTCGACACCGACCGGCGCAAGGGGCGGCTGATCTTCTCCGATTCGCTCGGCAGCCCGGTGCTGGCCGAACGGCGCGCCGAGAGCCTGCAGCTGTTCGCAACGCTGACCTCGCGATCGGCGCAGCAGGTGTCCACGGTGCGCGGCGACGACGAGCTGATGGCCGCGTCGCACTTCCAGGTCGGCGGTCTGGGGCGCGTGCTCGCATCGTGGACGGAGGGGCGGCTCGACCTCGACCGCGAACGACTCGTCGCCGTCTGCGGGCGCATGCTGCTTCCGGAGTCCCGATCGCATGCGGTGGGTGACCGGTGA
- a CDS encoding oxygenase MpaB family protein, which translates to MTTEAVDEFVTETVPARTRVELDEQQITDMGLLGPALLSGPANVIMQLSHPSVGYGVYESKVDTGNLYKHPVKRTRTTLTYLAVAAEGGPELRRKYRQAVNRSHAQVRSVESSPVKYNAFDPRLQLWVAACLYRGWEDCVRIFGDETALTEEAYRQGAVMGTTLQMPPEMWPATRAEFEEYWQSTLAEMEIDDVIGSYLKSLVRLRFAHPVVRALMGRFSEIMTIGFLPPEFREKIGFTQTRTDKLVFDTHNKIMRAAVHAMPPSWRKFPFNLLLADLRWRMRTNRPLI; encoded by the coding sequence ATGACCACCGAAGCCGTCGACGAGTTCGTCACCGAGACCGTGCCCGCACGCACACGCGTCGAGCTCGACGAGCAGCAGATCACCGACATGGGCCTGCTCGGCCCGGCCCTGCTGTCGGGCCCGGCGAACGTGATCATGCAGCTGTCCCATCCGTCGGTCGGCTACGGCGTGTACGAGAGCAAGGTCGACACCGGGAACCTGTACAAGCACCCGGTCAAGCGCACCAGGACCACTCTGACCTACCTGGCGGTGGCCGCCGAAGGCGGTCCGGAACTCCGCCGCAAGTACCGTCAGGCGGTCAACCGCTCGCACGCGCAGGTCCGGTCGGTCGAATCGAGTCCGGTCAAGTACAACGCCTTCGATCCCCGGCTTCAGCTCTGGGTCGCGGCCTGCCTGTACCGCGGATGGGAGGACTGCGTCCGCATCTTCGGCGACGAGACCGCCCTCACCGAGGAGGCGTACCGCCAAGGCGCCGTCATGGGCACCACCCTGCAGATGCCGCCCGAGATGTGGCCGGCGACCCGCGCCGAGTTCGAAGAGTACTGGCAGTCGACGCTCGCCGAGATGGAGATCGACGACGTCATCGGCAGCTACCTGAAGTCGTTGGTCCGACTTCGGTTCGCCCATCCCGTCGTTCGCGCGCTCATGGGTCGCTTCTCCGAGATCATGACCATCGGATTCCTGCCACCCGAGTTCCGCGAGAAGATCGGCTTCACGCAGACCCGGACCGACAAGCTGGTCTTCGACACGCACAACAAGATCATGCGGGCCGCCGTTCACGCGATGCCGCCGTCGTGGCGCAAGTTCCCGTTCAACCTCCTGCTCGCCGACCTGAGGTGGCGGATGCGGACGAACCGCCCGCTGATCTGA